The following nucleotide sequence is from Mytilus trossulus isolate FHL-02 chromosome 9, PNRI_Mtr1.1.1.hap1, whole genome shotgun sequence.
atttttcattgttgaatgccatacattgatctatagttgttaatttctatgtcatgaggtctcttgtgtagagttgtcgcattgccaatcataacacatctttttatatttattcagcGCATAGTTACTGATTGAAATTGAGAATTACGTGTATTAACTTAAATAAAATGTGGTATATTCATCAATGAGACATCATATATGTATAACCGACTTGAGCCACTTCTTCCTTATTTGGAATGTTTTGAACGATATTGTCAGATGAGTAATGTTAAATTGAGGTTAAGGTACAAAGCGTTTTCATGCCGCCATATCCCATCCTGTTCATGATAATTATTCCAATTCCAATTATAAATCTTCGAGTGAATATCCTAAATAGAAAGTAACCCACCGTTATAATAGCAATGCATGTATAATTCCTTCTGCAGGCATAAATCACATGagaatatcattttaaaaagaggggcgaaagatacctgatgaacattcaaattcattaatCAGAATTTAAGATAACCAAAcgaacaatagtacacaaaacacaacatagaaaactaaagacgaagcaacacgaaccccactaaaaacttGAATTGATCTCAAGTGCTCCCAAAAGGAAGCATATCTTGCCCCATACGAGACTATCCATCTCAATTCAAATGaagctttatatttttaacttcGACGGCCAAAATCAACCTCTGATGACATTAGTTATATAATGATGTAATCTATAAGGTACACTTCTTCACATATAAGTAGTAATAAATAGATTAACGGTTATGATAGTCGGCACGATACAGCACGTACCCGCTTACTAATAGCTGTGAAAACGTATTCAAAACAGCAATTCGTTTCTTCAGAAGGAGTGTGTGAAACCCGATCAATTAGCCAATTACCATAGAAGTTTTTAGTATTATACTATgagaatttttgcttatttgcAGCACAAAGCTAGaatatgtttaatttcaaagaAGACAAGACTCACAactaacataaatatttttttgttatttcaaacaaacaaaatttttcataactaaaaattaaaagtatttcttTACATCAGGACGTAATCACACTACTGATTCAGGACATAATGCACACAACAGATGAACCGAGGTCATAAAAAAGGATTAGAAACGCGTTCAATGTACACGTAGTTACCACGACCATGTTCaagaaagagggacgaaagataccaaagggacagtcaaactcataaatcgaaaacaaactgacaacgccatggctaaaaatgaaatagacaaacagaaaaacaatagtacacttgactcaacatagaaaactaaagaataaacaacacgaaccccatcaaaaactaggggtgatctcaggtgctccggaagggtaggcagatcctgtttcacatgtggcacccgtcgtgtggCAAAATACACATGACAAAAATGCGACTGCATTTATCTtcaagaaattaacaaataaaaatatgatgtgGTAGTTCAGGTTTATATGACATACACCATGACAAATAAAAGAAGCAATCTtctcaaaaatgtttttaaagatcAACGGAAACTGGTCATGTGACCAACACAGaatgaaatcataaaaaatcgCAACACAAAGAGGCTTATATTATCCTAACATTTGAGTTGTGTTTTTACAACAAACAACcacttttatttaaatagatttaataacattttaatcGTGGGCGCAAAGATTGTTTTTACTGAGGAACTCAAGTACACATAATTCATTCACTTTTTAATCATTATCGTGTGATTTCTATACTTACTTTTTTGGctcatttgaattttgttttcatgtatgtaaattgtatgtatatgttcagaaatagTTTAAAATCAGTGTGCTCAAAATTTGAGTTGAATGCTGCCTATTcacttgtttttattaaatagaaatatctataaatatataaacataatttcTAATGATTTCCTAATTAGTTACAAATCATGAGTTCTGTATCGCTGCCAGACTTAATAAAGATGGCAGTCTCCGAAGATTTCCACTAAGATGTGACAGAAAACTACCTGGTCTGTGTGTAGGTCGTGAATGGACGCCAAATCATGTCTTGTCATCAGATGATCATtcaccaattaatagtaaatatattataattcaaTGTCTTAAAGGAGTCAACTTTTCATTAAAGCGTAGTTAAAATgctaaatataattttcattcgATCGTCACATTAACTTTCATAACAGGGTTttgtactttttgaaaatatgttcaCTGCTTCGAACTGTTGAAGTCGTACATTGTAACAAATAACATACAGAAACAGGTCAGCAacaagtggtgcacagttattcggatttcaaatgtttggctttgagcgttcctgatgaaggtaaatccagaaaagcgcttcggacgcaataaattataTGGAATCTCCaaagcaaacacaaattttatctaataaaaattcaagggcagttatagtatcaaagcatgtccaattcacgaagttcttttgtttgttcttATTATACAAATGGCCTAAAAGATTTTGAACATCTGTATACGCATTCTGACTGTTTacatgcccatttaattaggtgtgtaatttttttcaaaataagaatatgaggcaaagtTGTATAtaggttaaaaaatcaaaactttgaacaaattcaaaatctccaatataagcatgcaatttatcaagttcTTTGCTTATATATCATAAAGTTATAAACTATATTATtgtcacacacacacacatatatacaCAATCATGTGCTTTGGTATCTTTATAAAGCTTATTTTGTCTTGTAGAAGTCCTTCTTATATCCGTGATTGCTGCAACAGGTTTTATATTTCTCGTGGCAACTGTGATAGTTATCCTCTGTAAAaggtttgttattttatatttattaacttACATTGGCATTTcccttttttcaataaaataagagTATATTCGAAAGCTGTAGAGGAGTGAGCCTTTTatgttgtgtttccgttgtgtcgtttgatttttcttatatatgagtgtgaattcacattactataagacgtgtcacggtacttttctatcccaaattcatgtatttggtttagattttatatttgttattctcatcggattttgtctaatgcttagtctgTTTCTCCGTGTGTTactttttaatgttgtgtcgttgttctcctcttatatttaatgcgtttccctcagttttggt
It contains:
- the LOC134683955 gene encoding uncharacterized protein LOC134683955, with the translated sequence MSSGTWIESFKLCESSYMLSRYSLVYNNASFSGGTYWLSNTRRWIQGTFTNHEFCIAARLNKDGSLRRFPLRCDRKLPGLCVGREWTPNHVLSSDDHSPINSKYIIIQCLKGVNFSLKRS